In Sodalis ligni, a single genomic region encodes these proteins:
- a CDS encoding NAD-dependent epimerase/dehydratase family protein gives MTRADNSRKQVLVLGATGGIGGETARRLRDTGWRVVALHRRPPDTGAGHDGITWLRGDAMNSDDVRRAAQGCGVIVHGVNPPGYRRWGELVLPMIDNTIAAAIAERATIVLPGTVYNYGPDAFPLLDEDAPQHPLTRKGGIRVELERRLYAATGQGARAIVVRAGDFFGPRAANNWFSQGLIAPGRAVKRINQPGDRGVGHQWCFLPDMANTIAALLDRGNSLAPFATFHMGGHWDADGMQMASAISRVVARHGGQPALRTFPWGLVRLASPLAPTLRELLEMRYLWRRPVRLDNRRLTALLGCEPHTPLDQAVEETLAGLGCLPPG, from the coding sequence ATGACGAGAGCGGATAATTCGAGAAAACAGGTCCTGGTGCTGGGCGCCACCGGCGGTATCGGCGGAGAAACGGCCCGCAGGCTTCGCGACACCGGTTGGCGGGTTGTGGCGCTGCATCGCCGGCCGCCGGATACCGGGGCAGGGCACGACGGCATCACCTGGCTGCGCGGCGATGCAATGAATAGCGATGACGTACGGCGGGCGGCCCAAGGGTGCGGCGTCATTGTGCACGGCGTTAATCCCCCCGGCTATCGCCGCTGGGGGGAACTGGTCCTGCCGATGATCGATAATACCATTGCCGCCGCCATCGCTGAGCGCGCCACCATCGTGCTGCCGGGCACGGTTTACAACTATGGCCCGGATGCCTTTCCGCTGCTGGATGAAGATGCCCCGCAGCACCCGCTGACCCGCAAGGGCGGCATCCGCGTCGAACTGGAACGGCGCTTGTATGCGGCCACCGGGCAGGGCGCCCGGGCGATAGTGGTACGGGCAGGGGACTTCTTCGGGCCGCGGGCTGCCAATAACTGGTTCTCGCAGGGCTTGATCGCACCGGGACGGGCCGTGAAGCGTATCAACCAGCCCGGCGACCGCGGTGTCGGCCATCAATGGTGCTTTCTGCCGGACATGGCGAACACCATAGCGGCGCTGCTGGACCGCGGGAACTCCCTCGCGCCCTTTGCCACGTTTCATATGGGCGGCCATTGGGATGCCGACGGCATGCAAATGGCATCGGCCATAAGCCGCGTTGTGGCGCGCCACGGAGGACAACCGGCGCTGCGTACCTTCCCCTGGGGGCTGGTGCGGCTGGCTTCCCCACTGGCGCCCACCCTGCGGGAATTGCTGGAGATGCGCTATTTATGGCGCCGGCCGGTCAGGCTGGACAACCGACGTCTGACGGCGCTGCTGGGCTGCGAGCCCCATACCCCGCTTGATCAGGCGGTGGAGGAGACACTGGCCGGACTGGGGTGCCTTCCACCTGGATAA
- a CDS encoding LysR family transcriptional regulator: protein MSDAIGWELYRTFLAVLTEGSLSGAARALGITQPTAGRHISALEASFRQPLFIRSQTGLIPTEAALSLRRYAQDMRDTAAALARAATSRGREVTGTVRVSASEVIGVEVLPPTLARLGQSHPQLRIELVPTNQVQDLLQREADIAVRMTPPKQESLIARRVGEVELGLYAHAGYLRRRGIPSAPADLMGHALIGFDTQTPFLRAASKSLPEWTREGFTYRTDSDVAQLALIRAGCGIGWYQSALAGRSPQLVRVLPAQCQFRLETWVTMHENLRNSPRCKAVFDALALCLQQHTAA, encoded by the coding sequence ATGTCTGACGCTATTGGATGGGAGCTTTACCGGACCTTTCTCGCCGTGCTGACCGAGGGGTCGCTTTCCGGCGCGGCGCGCGCCCTCGGCATTACCCAGCCTACGGCGGGTCGCCATATCTCGGCCCTGGAAGCATCGTTCCGCCAGCCGCTGTTCATTCGATCGCAGACGGGGCTGATACCCACGGAAGCCGCGCTGTCCCTGCGCAGATATGCGCAGGACATGCGGGATACCGCGGCGGCCCTAGCGCGCGCGGCCACCAGCCGGGGCCGGGAGGTGACGGGTACGGTGCGCGTCTCCGCCAGCGAAGTCATCGGAGTAGAAGTGCTGCCGCCGACGCTGGCGCGGCTGGGGCAATCGCATCCGCAGCTCAGGATTGAACTGGTGCCCACCAACCAGGTGCAGGACCTGCTGCAGCGTGAAGCCGATATCGCGGTGCGCATGACGCCGCCAAAGCAGGAGTCGCTTATCGCCCGGCGAGTGGGGGAGGTGGAACTGGGGTTGTACGCCCATGCCGGCTACCTGCGGCGGCGGGGCATACCGTCGGCGCCGGCGGATTTGATGGGGCATGCGCTGATAGGGTTTGACACGCAAACGCCCTTTTTGCGGGCCGCCAGCAAATCGCTGCCGGAGTGGACACGCGAAGGGTTTACCTATCGCACCGACAGCGATGTGGCGCAGCTGGCGCTGATCCGCGCCGGCTGCGGTATCGGCTGGTATCAGTCGGCGCTGGCCGGACGGTCCCCGCAGCTGGTGCGCGTGCTGCCCGCCCAGTGCCAGTTCAGGCTGGAAACCTGGGTTACCATGCATGAAAATTTGCGCAACAGCCCGCGCTGCAAAGCTGTTTTTGATGCGCTGGCGCTATGTCTTCAGCAGCATACGGCGGCGTAG